One genomic segment of Sanyastnella coralliicola includes these proteins:
- a CDS encoding fumarylacetoacetate hydrolase family protein — MKIICIGRNYADHAKELNNKVPTEPMFFCKPDSSILPNRNPLFIPEWTNDLHFEVELIVKINRLGKYIEEKHAHKYYDQVGLGIDFTARDVQQKCKEKGHPWEKAKAFDGSAVVSRKFLPLDQFKGIQDINFHLEKNGEKVQVGNTSDMIFSVDQIIAHVSQFMTLKMGDLIFTGTPAGVGPVAIDDKLEGFLEDQWMFKVPIK, encoded by the coding sequence ATGAAAATCATTTGCATTGGAAGAAACTACGCTGATCACGCGAAGGAGTTGAATAACAAAGTGCCTACGGAACCGATGTTCTTTTGTAAGCCGGATAGTTCAATCTTACCGAATCGTAATCCGCTGTTTATTCCTGAATGGACGAACGACCTTCATTTTGAGGTAGAGTTGATTGTGAAGATCAACCGACTAGGGAAGTACATCGAAGAAAAGCACGCCCACAAATACTACGATCAAGTAGGACTCGGTATCGACTTCACCGCCCGCGACGTTCAACAAAAATGCAAAGAGAAGGGGCACCCATGGGAAAAGGCCAAAGCCTTTGATGGCTCCGCCGTCGTTTCACGTAAATTCCTTCCCCTAGACCAATTCAAGGGAATCCAAGACATCAATTTCCACCTCGAAAAAAACGGTGAGAAAGTCCAAGTCGGAAACACCAGCGATATGATCTTCAGTGTTGATCAAATCATCGCTCATGTCTCTCAATTCATGACCCTCAAAATGGGTGATCTCATCTTCACAGGCACACCCGCAGGGGTAGGGCCGGTGGCTATTGATGATAAGCTTGAGGGGTTTTTGGAAGACCAGTGGATGTTCAAAGTACCTATTAAATAG